The following proteins are co-located in the Deinococcus aerius genome:
- a CDS encoding 3' terminal RNA ribose 2'-O-methyltransferase Hen1 yields the protein MPRERFPSATLRTYAARGGVNLPGRMLLTLTTTHQPATDLGFLLHKHPERVLERELPFGRAVVFYPEATEGTCTAALLLEVDPVALSRHTRAGEGAPLEPYVNDRPYAAGSFLAVALRDAFGTAMTGRSKDRPELADTPIPLVAELPCVAARGPADLPARLFGPLGYTVDAEPIPLDPLFPEWGERPYIRLRVSGTALLRELLTHLYVLLPVLDGRKHYYLGEAEVDKLLRHGAGWLETHPERDLITGRFLRFRELVRQAEAAFGPDPAEVEETPSEPRPRLHDARLDRVAEVLEASGAARVLDLGCGEGKLLRRLIPVPQFRELVGVDVSDRALEIAAEKLHLRERPELAGRVRLLHGSLAYRDSRLRGFGAAALVEVIEHLEPHRLNALTAHVFGDAQPRTVVVTTPNREYNTVFGEDAGLRHADHRFEWTRTEFRAWADAAGAEYGYTVRYEDVGDVHPEYGPVTQMAVFERKVGGV from the coding sequence TTGCCCCGCGAGCGCTTCCCCTCCGCCACCTTGCGGACGTACGCGGCGCGGGGCGGCGTTAACCTGCCGGGCAGGATGCTCCTCACGCTGACGACCACCCACCAGCCCGCCACCGACCTGGGCTTCCTGCTCCATAAGCACCCGGAGCGCGTGCTGGAACGCGAGTTGCCTTTCGGGCGCGCGGTGGTCTTCTACCCGGAGGCGACCGAGGGGACCTGCACGGCGGCCCTGCTGCTGGAGGTGGACCCGGTCGCCCTCTCGCGCCATACGCGGGCCGGGGAGGGCGCACCGCTGGAGCCCTATGTCAACGACCGGCCCTACGCGGCGGGCTCCTTCCTGGCGGTCGCCCTGCGCGACGCTTTCGGCACCGCGATGACGGGGCGCAGCAAGGACCGCCCCGAACTCGCCGACACGCCCATCCCCCTGGTCGCAGAGCTGCCGTGCGTGGCCGCGCGGGGTCCCGCCGACCTCCCGGCCCGGCTCTTCGGTCCGCTGGGGTACACGGTGGACGCCGAGCCTATCCCCCTCGACCCGCTGTTTCCCGAGTGGGGCGAGCGGCCCTACATCCGGTTGCGGGTGTCGGGCACCGCCCTGCTGCGCGAGCTGCTGACGCACCTGTACGTGCTGCTGCCCGTTCTGGACGGCCGCAAGCACTACTACCTGGGCGAGGCGGAGGTGGACAAGCTGCTGCGCCACGGCGCGGGCTGGCTGGAGACCCACCCGGAGCGCGACCTCATCACCGGGCGGTTCCTGCGCTTCCGCGAGCTGGTGCGGCAGGCCGAGGCAGCGTTCGGCCCCGACCCGGCAGAGGTCGAGGAAACCCCATCCGAACCTCGTCCCCGTCTCCACGACGCCCGGCTGGACCGGGTAGCGGAAGTGCTGGAGGCCAGCGGTGCCGCCCGTGTGCTGGATCTGGGCTGCGGGGAGGGGAAACTCTTGCGGCGCCTGATCCCCGTGCCGCAGTTCCGGGAACTCGTCGGCGTGGACGTGAGCGACCGCGCGCTGGAAATTGCGGCGGAGAAACTGCACCTCCGGGAACGGCCCGAACTTGCCGGGCGTGTGCGCCTGCTCCACGGCAGCCTCGCCTACCGCGACTCGCGCCTCCGGGGCTTCGGTGCCGCCGCGCTCGTGGAGGTGATCGAGCATTTGGAGCCTCACCGCCTGAATGCCCTGACCGCACACGTGTTCGGCGATGCCCAGCCGCGTACCGTGGTCGTCACCACGCCCAACCGCGAGTACAACACCGTCTTCGGGGAGGACGCGGGCCTCAGGCACGCCGACCACCGCTTCGAGTGGACGCGCACCGAGTTCCGCGCCTGGGCAGACGCGGCAGGGGCAGAGTACGGCTACACGGTGCGGTACGAGGACGTGGGGGACGTGCACCCGGAGTACGGGCCGGTGACGCAGATGGCGGTGTTCGAGCGGAAGGTGGGCGGGGTATGA
- a CDS encoding MFS transporter: MLWTRPLVMLRLLALLLTSELVRTGFVVSALPLAGPGLGLGTAVIGAMVGGHYLADALAKGPVGLVTERWGLGRVLTLGAVLGLGAVLGTRLAPSPLWGVLGCAAWGVAYAALWPGVMSASQALARPGRTARALAASSLSVAPAILGGALGVGPLMQAHPDAAWLLLAGAQGTALLLALSLLGLRLPHSSLTAGSVWRGWSRVAVLLPAAFAQTLAPGLLVTVFYPLLARLGLGLGDLIGPGLLALALFGLCLWGAGRLADRVHPRRALAPGLQGLALTFALAALPGMEDRLWLLAPLLGLGYGAFVAGWNGLVGRVLPEAHRAAAWGTVMAVEALGYAVGPVLGGVAWASFGPAGVFTLGAAVFLLTEGYYLLPGRSLTRPVPRAEGEAG; encoded by the coding sequence ATGCTCTGGACCCGTCCCCTGGTGATGCTGCGGCTGCTCGCGCTGCTGCTCACGAGCGAACTCGTCCGCACCGGATTCGTCGTGTCGGCGCTTCCCCTGGCCGGGCCGGGCCTGGGCCTGGGCACGGCGGTGATCGGCGCGATGGTGGGGGGGCACTACCTGGCCGACGCGCTGGCAAAGGGGCCGGTGGGCCTGGTCACCGAGCGCTGGGGGCTGGGCCGGGTGCTGACCCTCGGGGCGGTGTTGGGGCTGGGCGCCGTGCTGGGCACTCGGCTGGCCCCCTCGCCCCTCTGGGGCGTGCTGGGGTGTGCCGCCTGGGGCGTGGCCTACGCGGCCCTGTGGCCCGGCGTGATGAGCGCGTCGCAGGCCCTCGCCCGACCGGGGCGGACCGCGCGGGCCCTCGCCGCGTCCAGCCTGAGCGTCGCGCCCGCCATCCTGGGCGGCGCGCTGGGCGTTGGTCCGCTGATGCAGGCCCACCCGGACGCCGCGTGGCTGCTGCTCGCCGGGGCGCAGGGCACGGCGCTGCTCCTCGCCCTGAGCTTGCTGGGACTGCGGCTTCCCCACTCGTCCCTCACCGCGGGGAGCGTGTGGCGCGGCTGGTCACGGGTCGCCGTGCTGCTGCCCGCCGCGTTCGCCCAGACGCTCGCGCCGGGGCTGCTCGTCACGGTGTTCTACCCGCTGCTGGCGCGGCTGGGGCTGGGCCTGGGCGACCTGATCGGGCCGGGCCTGCTCGCGCTCGCCCTGTTCGGCCTCTGCCTGTGGGGCGCGGGGCGGCTGGCGGACCGCGTTCACCCGCGCCGCGCCCTCGCGCCGGGCCTCCAGGGGCTGGCGCTGACCTTCGCGCTGGCGGCGCTTCCCGGCATGGAGGACCGGCTGTGGCTCCTCGCGCCGCTGCTGGGGCTGGGCTACGGGGCCTTTGTCGCCGGGTGGAACGGGCTGGTGGGCCGGGTGCTGCCGGAAGCGCACCGCGCCGCCGCCTGGGGCACCGTGATGGCGGTCGAGGCCCTGGGGTACGCGGTCGGCCCGGTCCTGGGCGGGGTCGCCTGGGCCAGCTTCGGCCCGGCGGGCGTCTTCACGCTGGGGGCGGCGGTGTTCCTCCTCACCGAGGGGTACTACCTGCTGCCGGGGCGCTCGCTGACCCGCCCGGTCCCCCGCGCCGAGGGCGAGGCGGGGTAA
- the bshB1 gene encoding bacillithiol biosynthesis deacetylase BshB1: MTEGWRTVHGTVRPLDWLCLAPHPDDAEIGAGGTLIRLARSGQAVGVLEMSRGERGTQGTPEEREAECVAAAQIMGLTWRGQLGLPDGGLADTPEGAAALATVLRAVRPRVLVVPHHLDRHPDHFGTYHLAKRALHLAALRKADVEGEPHRVSQVLLYQGNADIPANLLVDVGAVMDDWEAAIRAHTSQFTGEYISETVTPEIIERRRGRLTYWGTLARVRYAEAFETEAPLLVDPERL; the protein is encoded by the coding sequence ATGACTGAAGGTTGGCGTACCGTCCACGGCACCGTGCGGCCCCTCGACTGGCTGTGCCTTGCCCCGCATCCCGACGACGCTGAGATCGGGGCGGGGGGGACGCTGATTCGTCTTGCGCGCTCGGGTCAGGCGGTCGGCGTGCTGGAGATGTCGCGCGGCGAGCGGGGCACCCAGGGCACGCCCGAGGAGCGCGAGGCCGAGTGCGTGGCGGCGGCGCAGATTATGGGTCTGACCTGGCGCGGGCAACTGGGGCTCCCGGACGGTGGCCTGGCCGATACCCCGGAGGGAGCGGCGGCGCTGGCAACTGTGCTGCGTGCGGTGCGCCCGCGCGTGTTGGTCGTGCCGCACCACCTGGACCGGCACCCCGACCACTTCGGCACCTACCACCTCGCCAAGCGGGCGCTGCACCTCGCCGCGCTCCGCAAGGCCGACGTGGAGGGCGAGCCGCACCGCGTCTCCCAGGTACTGCTCTATCAGGGCAATGCGGACATCCCGGCCAACCTGCTCGTCGATGTCGGCGCGGTGATGGATGACTGGGAGGCCGCGATCCGCGCTCACACCAGCCAGTTCACGGGCGAGTACATCTCCGAGACGGTCACGCCGGAGATTATCGAGCGCCGCCGGGGCCGCCTGACCTACTGGGGGACGCTGGCCCGGGTCCGGTATGCGGAGGCTTTCGAGACGGAGGCCCCCCTGCTCGTGGACCCCGAGCGGCTGTGA
- a CDS encoding uracil-DNA glycosylase produces MQTRSLGIQEVQQARLAQAFDPHVAPLNRWAEEQRSASGHWLPFFDPLDGGVLARVLLLLESPGPVVSRTRFVSMDNPDGTAENLRCLLHLSGLRRREVAMWNVVPWQMSENGVVTPRPGQYTEAASLTRHLLSMLADLQVVVLVGRHAERAWPLVGSALPTLPCPHPSPQNFVSRRDSAVLALGTLVKARRMVSGKEKGATPIPEE; encoded by the coding sequence ATGCAAACCCGCAGCCTCGGCATCCAGGAGGTGCAGCAGGCCCGTCTGGCGCAGGCCTTCGACCCCCACGTCGCCCCCCTCAACCGCTGGGCCGAGGAGCAGCGTTCGGCGAGCGGGCACTGGCTGCCCTTCTTCGATCCGCTCGACGGCGGCGTGCTGGCGCGGGTCCTGCTCCTCCTCGAATCGCCCGGCCCGGTCGTCAGCCGCACCCGCTTCGTCTCGATGGACAACCCGGACGGCACGGCGGAGAACCTGCGCTGTCTGCTCCACCTCTCGGGTCTGCGGCGGAGGGAGGTGGCGATGTGGAACGTCGTGCCGTGGCAGATGAGCGAGAACGGTGTGGTGACCCCCCGGCCAGGGCAGTACACCGAGGCCGCGTCCCTGACCCGGCACCTCCTCTCGATGCTGGCGGACCTTCAAGTCGTTGTCCTCGTCGGTCGCCACGCCGAGCGGGCCTGGCCGCTGGTGGGCTCGGCCCTGCCTACCCTCCCCTGTCCGCATCCGAGCCCGCAGAACTTCGTCTCGCGGCGAGATTCCGCTGTGCTGGCGCTGGGCACGCTCGTTAAGGCGCGGAGGATGGTTTCCGGCAAGGAAAAAGGGGCCACCCCCATTCCCGAGGAGTAG
- the fumC gene encoding class II fumarate hydratase, with the protein MTQTTSPQTRTESDTMGQLQVASDRYWGAQTERSIHNFPIGRDTFVWGRPVIRALGILKKGAAQANAELGELPRDIADLIVRAADEVIAGKLDDHFPLVVFQTGSGTQSNMNANEVISNRAIELAGGEMGSKKPVHPNDHVNRGQSSNDTFPTAMHIAVVLELNERLYGSVGKLRDTLAAKAEQYRDLVKVGRTHLQDATPITLGQEIGGWVAQLDYALAEVRHAEQGLYDLAIGGTAVGTGLNAHPQFGDLAAQKFADETGFPFRSAENKFAALSAHDALVQTSAALRTLSGALMKMANDVRWLASGPRNGIGEIIIPENEPGSSIMPGKVNPTQAEAMTMVTTRVFGNDATVAFAGSQGNFQLNVFKPVMVHAVLESIRLISDACLAFNDNCAVGIEPNVEKIEHNLSTNLMQVTALNKHIGYDKAAAIAKKAHKEGTSLKEAALALGYVTEDEFGRWVVPLDMTHS; encoded by the coding sequence ATGACCCAGACCACCTCCCCCCAGACTCGCACCGAGTCCGACACGATGGGCCAGCTTCAGGTCGCCTCTGACCGCTACTGGGGCGCGCAGACCGAGCGGAGCATCCACAACTTCCCGATTGGCCGCGACACCTTCGTGTGGGGCCGCCCGGTCATCCGCGCGCTGGGCATCCTGAAAAAGGGCGCGGCGCAGGCGAACGCGGAACTCGGGGAGCTGCCGCGGGACATCGCCGACCTGATCGTGCGGGCCGCCGACGAGGTGATCGCCGGGAAACTCGACGACCACTTTCCCCTCGTCGTGTTCCAGACCGGCTCGGGCACCCAGAGCAACATGAACGCGAACGAGGTCATCTCCAACCGCGCCATCGAACTTGCGGGCGGCGAGATGGGGTCCAAGAAGCCCGTCCACCCCAACGACCACGTGAACCGCGGCCAGAGCAGCAACGACACCTTCCCGACCGCCATGCACATCGCCGTCGTGCTGGAACTCAACGAGCGGCTGTATGGCAGTGTCGGCAAGCTGCGGGATACGCTGGCGGCGAAGGCCGAGCAGTACAGGGACCTCGTGAAGGTGGGCCGCACCCACCTCCAAGACGCCACGCCCATCACGCTGGGGCAGGAGATCGGCGGCTGGGTCGCGCAACTCGACTACGCGCTCGCGGAGGTCCGGCACGCCGAGCAGGGCCTCTATGACCTCGCCATCGGGGGCACGGCGGTCGGCACGGGCCTGAACGCCCACCCGCAGTTCGGCGACCTCGCGGCCCAGAAGTTCGCCGATGAAACCGGTTTTCCCTTCCGTTCCGCCGAGAACAAGTTCGCCGCGCTGAGTGCCCACGACGCCCTGGTCCAGACCTCGGCGGCGCTGCGGACCCTGAGCGGGGCGCTGATGAAGATGGCGAACGACGTGCGCTGGCTCGCCTCCGGCCCCCGCAACGGCATCGGTGAGATCATCATCCCTGAGAACGAGCCCGGCTCCTCCATCATGCCCGGCAAGGTGAATCCCACCCAGGCGGAGGCGATGACGATGGTGACCACCCGCGTTTTCGGCAACGACGCGACAGTCGCCTTTGCGGGCTCACAGGGTAACTTCCAGCTCAACGTGTTCAAGCCGGTGATGGTCCACGCCGTGCTGGAGAGCATTCGCCTGATCTCCGACGCCTGCCTCGCCTTCAACGACAACTGCGCCGTGGGCATCGAGCCGAATGTGGAGAAGATCGAGCACAACCTCTCGACCAACCTGATGCAGGTCACGGCCCTGAACAAGCACATCGGCTACGACAAGGCCGCCGCGATCGCCAAAAAGGCGCACAAGGAAGGCACCAGCCTGAAGGAAGCGGCGCTCGCCCTGGGCTACGTCACGGAGGACGAGTTTGGCCGGTGGGTCGTGCCGCTCGACATGACCCATAGCTGA
- a CDS encoding MFS transporter encodes MPPQTLWNRSFILWLVASGQSQLGSALASIALSFLVLHQTGSAGQMALTLACALAPNLLMPFAGALVDRVNLKLPLIGADVARGVLQLVVGGLALAWGEVPLWVVNGAALLTGFAGIFANPASSAAVPSLVPPAELARANGLLGGVGQGAWLIGTLAGGWIVSVFSPPVAIVVDGLSFFVMAALLLAVRLPGRAQPSGPRPSVLADVASGLRLMRRSRVLTLVPFIGLVLNATLAPVTVVTPKLMETLGAGAKGYGLFLALESAGMLLSGALIAVLGNRLPPRRATAAGLALTALIYGVMWLRPTVPVLLVCSVILGFGFGILNTPLNTLMQRMVPAEYLGRVFSVLGTVSTLGMPLSLLLLSPLLDRVALALWFGVASVLMLAGAFAWTLVALSERVAPDLHAAAAVPREVTTAAD; translated from the coding sequence ATGCCGCCGCAGACCCTTTGGAACCGCAGCTTCATCCTGTGGCTGGTCGCCTCGGGGCAGTCCCAGCTCGGCTCGGCGCTCGCCAGCATCGCGCTGAGCTTCCTGGTGTTGCACCAGACGGGTTCGGCGGGGCAGATGGCCCTGACCCTCGCCTGCGCGCTGGCCCCCAACTTGCTCATGCCCTTTGCCGGGGCGCTGGTAGACCGGGTGAACCTCAAGCTTCCCCTGATCGGGGCAGACGTGGCGCGCGGGGTGTTGCAGCTGGTCGTAGGCGGACTGGCGCTGGCGTGGGGAGAGGTGCCGCTGTGGGTGGTCAATGGGGCGGCCCTCCTGACCGGCTTCGCGGGCATCTTCGCCAACCCGGCGTCAAGCGCCGCCGTCCCCAGCCTCGTGCCGCCCGCCGAACTCGCCCGCGCGAACGGTCTGCTGGGCGGGGTGGGGCAGGGGGCGTGGCTCATCGGCACCCTCGCCGGGGGCTGGATCGTCTCGGTCTTCTCGCCGCCCGTCGCCATTGTGGTGGACGGGCTGAGCTTCTTCGTGATGGCGGCCCTGCTGCTGGCGGTGCGGCTGCCGGGGCGAGCCCAGCCGAGCGGACCCCGTCCCAGCGTCCTTGCAGATGTGGCTAGCGGCCTGCGGCTGATGCGCCGATCAAGAGTGCTGACCCTCGTGCCCTTTATCGGGCTGGTGCTGAACGCCACCCTCGCGCCCGTCACGGTCGTCACGCCCAAGCTGATGGAGACGCTGGGGGCGGGCGCGAAGGGCTACGGCCTCTTCCTCGCGCTGGAAAGTGCGGGGATGCTCCTCTCCGGCGCCCTCATCGCTGTACTGGGGAACCGCCTGCCGCCCCGCCGCGCGACCGCCGCCGGGCTGGCACTCACCGCCCTGATCTACGGGGTGATGTGGCTGAGGCCAACCGTGCCCGTACTTCTGGTCTGCTCGGTCATCCTGGGGTTCGGCTTCGGCATCCTGAATACGCCGCTGAACACCCTGATGCAGCGAATGGTGCCCGCCGAGTACCTGGGCCGCGTCTTCAGCGTGCTGGGCACGGTGTCCACCCTGGGGATGCCACTGAGTCTCCTTCTCCTCTCGCCGCTGCTCGACCGCGTGGCCCTGGCCCTGTGGTTCGGGGTGGCCTCGGTCCTGATGCTGGCGGGTGCGTTCGCCTGGACGCTGGTGGCGCTGTCGGAACGTGTTGCTCCCGACCTGCACGCCGCCGCTGCCGTTCCCCGGGAAGTGACCACCGCCGCCGATTAG
- a CDS encoding ArsR/SmtB family transcription factor — translation MPDEPVRVANSAQAALLLDVGLRPMLDLLMRAPHSASEVAAKLGLNIQRAHYLAHKLERAGVAEVVEVRPRAGRAIRCYAVLPRWFIPYEATGAETLEAFMCAQILPRMERFTGLSVGLLRELGDHWGFWLEQGEEGSSLSMGTPTRRGYELFAGDEPFLLNIGGLHLTREQASDLKRRLESVLEEFQAQDSPQAPTYTVALMLARGDVG, via the coding sequence ATGCCCGACGAGCCGGTGAGGGTGGCGAACAGCGCGCAGGCCGCCCTGCTGCTCGATGTGGGGCTGCGCCCGATGCTGGACCTGCTGATGCGGGCGCCGCATTCGGCCAGTGAGGTGGCGGCGAAGTTGGGACTGAACATCCAGCGCGCCCACTACCTCGCCCACAAGCTGGAACGGGCGGGCGTGGCAGAAGTCGTGGAGGTCCGGCCCAGAGCTGGCCGGGCGATCCGGTGTTACGCCGTCCTGCCCCGCTGGTTCATCCCCTACGAGGCGACGGGGGCCGAGACGCTGGAGGCGTTCATGTGCGCGCAAATCTTGCCCCGCATGGAGCGCTTCACGGGGTTGAGCGTGGGCCTTCTACGCGAACTCGGCGACCACTGGGGCTTCTGGCTGGAACAGGGGGAGGAGGGGAGCAGCCTCAGCATGGGGACGCCCACCCGCCGGGGTTACGAACTCTTTGCCGGGGACGAACCCTTTCTCCTGAACATCGGGGGCCTTCACCTCACCCGGGAGCAGGCGAGCGACCTCAAACGGCGGCTTGAATCGGTTCTGGAGGAGTTCCAGGCACAAGACAGCCCGCAGGCCCCCACCTACACCGTCGCCCTGATGCTCGCGCGCGGCGACGTGGGCTGA
- a CDS encoding YpdA family putative bacillithiol disulfide reductase, with translation MSQMFDVAIIGAGPVGLAAAIACKRAGLSYVVLEKGCVVNAIFEYPTYMTFFTTAPELEIGNHPMVTGHDKPDRRDALMYYRLVTQREDLNVRLYTEVKRVHPAPAGFTLEVEAQDGTPGVVEARRVVVATGYYDNPVHLGIPGEDSPNVSHYYTEAHPFLGLNVTVIGAGNSAADAALDLWRGGANVTLVVRAPELKSTIKYWVRPDLENRIKEGSISAHFGSQVVEIHPEHVLVQRADGTTWELPTHFTFALTGYRPDLSFLDGMDLATQPDECLVLDEHYQSSVPGLFVVGSAGFAGRTNQVFIENGRHHAVAAVAEIERQLAAVRELAPLPSPIL, from the coding sequence ATGAGTCAGATGTTCGACGTTGCCATCATTGGGGCGGGTCCGGTGGGCCTCGCCGCTGCCATCGCCTGCAAGCGGGCGGGCCTGAGCTACGTGGTGCTGGAGAAGGGCTGCGTGGTGAACGCCATCTTCGAGTACCCCACGTACATGACCTTTTTCACCACCGCGCCGGAGCTGGAGATCGGCAACCACCCGATGGTGACGGGTCACGACAAGCCCGACCGCCGCGACGCGCTGATGTACTACCGCCTGGTCACCCAGCGCGAGGACCTCAACGTGCGGCTCTATACCGAGGTCAAGCGGGTTCACCCGGCCCCGGCGGGCTTCACGCTGGAAGTCGAGGCACAGGACGGCACGCCGGGCGTGGTCGAGGCGCGTCGCGTGGTCGTGGCGACGGGCTACTACGACAACCCGGTGCATCTGGGCATCCCCGGCGAGGACAGCCCGAACGTCAGCCACTACTACACGGAGGCGCACCCCTTCCTGGGGCTGAACGTCACCGTGATCGGCGCGGGGAACTCCGCCGCCGATGCGGCCCTGGACCTGTGGCGCGGCGGGGCGAACGTCACGCTGGTGGTGCGGGCGCCCGAGCTGAAGTCCACGATCAAGTACTGGGTGCGGCCCGACCTGGAAAACCGCATCAAGGAGGGCAGTATCTCCGCGCACTTTGGCTCGCAGGTGGTGGAGATTCACCCGGAACATGTCCTCGTGCAGCGGGCGGACGGGACGACCTGGGAGCTGCCCACCCACTTCACCTTCGCGCTGACGGGGTATCGCCCCGACCTCTCCTTCCTGGACGGGATGGACCTCGCCACCCAGCCGGACGAGTGCCTGGTCCTCGACGAGCATTACCAGAGCAGCGTGCCGGGCCTCTTCGTGGTGGGCTCGGCGGGCTTCGCGGGCCGGACGAATCAGGTGTTCATCGAGAATGGGCGGCACCACGCGGTGGCGGCGGTGGCGGAGATCGAGCGGCAACTGGCGGCTGTGCGCGAATTGGCCCCTCTCCCCTCCCCTATCCTGTGA
- a CDS encoding VanW family protein, whose protein sequence is MAPSRKSAALLLSVLLGTAFAQVEIPALPLPPQVPTPGPAPTPTPEPAPAPPPQPDPEPTPPPAETPGPVPVPPQETPAPAPQKPVTPPPPAKSVKTAPLPLLITVQANWPALVDGKKTTVPFSQTLTLPGERAAQLRQRGVITPSLDADLKKFLASLPREARDARFENRWEEGWAVVQRNGLKVDEAKTRANILAALKNPKGVKAAVVVMGQVAPKRTLDFFLSRGITDHLGTGETNYYGSSAARMTNIHVGTRNFQDRLFTGKTFSFNEFIGPVTTRAGYVVGLVIAGERTANGVGGGICQVSTTAFRALYGAGLPVAERRNHSYQVHYYDPQGLDATVFQPSQDLKFANDTGGALWFQADWNDEEARLSISVFGRPRNFTVELDEPRTLSTTPSPADRIIRDASLPAGQRKQVDWAAPGAVIEVTRRFVRDGKTFKQDTLKSSYRPWPNIFLVGTRG, encoded by the coding sequence ATGGCCCCCTCCCGCAAGAGTGCCGCCCTGCTGCTGAGTGTGCTGCTGGGGACGGCGTTCGCCCAGGTCGAGATTCCGGCCCTGCCCCTTCCCCCGCAGGTGCCCACGCCCGGCCCGGCCCCCACGCCGACCCCCGAGCCCGCTCCGGCCCCGCCCCCTCAGCCGGATCCGGAGCCCACTCCCCCTCCTGCCGAGACGCCTGGACCCGTCCCGGTTCCTCCCCAGGAGACGCCCGCTCCGGCGCCGCAAAAGCCCGTCACCCCGCCGCCTCCCGCCAAATCCGTCAAGACGGCCCCGCTGCCGCTGCTCATCACCGTGCAGGCGAACTGGCCCGCGCTGGTGGACGGCAAGAAGACGACGGTGCCCTTCTCGCAGACCCTGACCCTGCCGGGCGAGCGGGCAGCGCAACTCCGGCAGCGCGGCGTCATCACCCCGAGCCTCGACGCCGACCTGAAGAAATTCCTGGCGAGCCTGCCGCGCGAGGCGCGGGACGCCCGCTTCGAGAACCGCTGGGAGGAAGGTTGGGCGGTCGTGCAGCGCAATGGCCTGAAGGTGGACGAGGCGAAGACCCGGGCGAACATCCTCGCCGCCCTCAAGAACCCGAAGGGAGTCAAGGCCGCCGTCGTCGTGATGGGGCAGGTCGCGCCGAAGCGCACGCTGGACTTCTTCCTCTCGCGCGGCATCACCGACCACCTGGGCACGGGCGAGACGAACTACTACGGCAGCAGCGCTGCCCGTATGACGAACATCCATGTGGGCACCCGCAACTTCCAGGACCGGCTGTTTACGGGCAAGACCTTCTCCTTTAACGAATTCATCGGCCCGGTCACCACTCGCGCGGGCTACGTGGTGGGGCTGGTCATCGCTGGGGAGCGCACGGCGAACGGCGTGGGCGGGGGCATCTGCCAGGTCAGCACGACCGCGTTCCGGGCCCTGTACGGGGCGGGCCTGCCCGTCGCCGAGCGGCGCAACCACTCCTACCAGGTGCATTACTACGACCCGCAGGGCCTGGACGCCACCGTCTTCCAGCCCTCCCAGGACCTGAAGTTCGCCAACGACACGGGGGGCGCCCTGTGGTTTCAGGCCGACTGGAACGACGAAGAGGCCCGGCTGAGCATCAGTGTATTCGGCAGGCCGCGGAACTTCACGGTGGAGCTGGACGAACCCAGGACCCTCAGCACCACGCCCTCCCCCGCTGACCGGATCATCCGCGACGCCAGCCTGCCCGCCGGGCAGCGCAAGCAGGTGGACTGGGCGGCCCCCGGCGCGGTGATCGAGGTCACCCGGCGCTTCGTGCGGGACGGCAAGACCTTCAAGCAGGACACCCTGAAGAGCAGCTACCGCCCCTGGCCGAACATCTTCCTGGTCGGCACGCGCGGGTAA
- a CDS encoding ParB/RepB/Spo0J family partition protein, with product MSKKSSLGRGLDALLSRPQTAETPAGPAIQSIQVTRIVQAAYQPRQVFEPEGLAELAQSIREKGVLQPLLVRPRGEDFEIVAGERRWRAAQLAGLTEVPALIRDLADREALEIAIIENLQREDLGPLEEARAYQALLDQGLNQEGVAQAVGKGRSTISNALRLLTLPEPALRALEHGEISAGHARAILAQPEGDRAWALDQIRTRRLNVREAEALKREARTSAPIPVNPPRPYRQVELDLSRRTGTRVRITGEDKGRVELSYASREELDRILDLLGYATEE from the coding sequence GTGTCGAAAAAATCTAGCCTGGGACGCGGGCTGGACGCCCTGCTCAGCCGCCCGCAGACGGCGGAAACCCCGGCGGGTCCGGCCATCCAGTCCATCCAGGTGACGCGCATCGTGCAGGCGGCGTACCAGCCCCGGCAGGTCTTCGAGCCGGAGGGGCTGGCCGAACTTGCCCAGAGCATCCGCGAGAAGGGGGTGCTGCAACCCCTCCTCGTGCGCCCGCGCGGCGAGGACTTCGAGATCGTGGCGGGGGAGCGGCGCTGGCGAGCCGCGCAGCTCGCCGGGCTGACCGAGGTGCCCGCCCTCATCCGCGACCTGGCCGACCGTGAGGCGTTGGAAATCGCGATCATCGAGAACCTCCAGCGCGAGGACCTGGGGCCGCTGGAGGAGGCGCGGGCGTACCAGGCGCTCCTCGACCAGGGACTCAACCAGGAGGGCGTGGCGCAGGCGGTCGGCAAGGGCCGCTCCACGATCTCCAACGCGCTGCGGCTCCTCACGTTGCCCGAACCCGCGCTTCGCGCGCTGGAACACGGGGAGATCAGCGCCGGACACGCCCGCGCCATCCTCGCCCAGCCGGAGGGGGACCGGGCCTGGGCGCTCGACCAGATCCGCACCCGGCGCCTCAACGTCCGCGAGGCCGAGGCCCTGAAGCGCGAGGCCCGCACCTCCGCCCCCATCCCCGTCAACCCGCCGCGCCCCTACCGCCAGGTCGAACTCGACCTCAGCCGCCGCACGGGCACGAGGGTCCGTATCACGGGCGAGGACAAGGGCCGGGTGGAGCTGAGCTACGCCTCGCGCGAGGAACTCGACCGCATCCTCGACCTGCTGGGCTACGCGACCGAGGAGTAG